The window AACAGGTCACTTTGCTAAAGCTAACACAACACCTAAGCGCTACGTAAAAGAAGTTCGTGACATGTCAGGATACGAACTTGGACAAACAATTTCTGCTGACATTTTTGTAGCAGGAGAACTTGTTGATGTAACAGGAACATCAAAAGGAAAAGGTTTTGCTGGAACAATTAAAAGACACAACCAACACATTGGACCTAAATCGCACGGTGGAGGGGGAGGATCTCAACCTATCCGTCAAACAGGGTCGCTTGGGGATATCTCAGGTAACAAAGTTGTTAAAGGTATGACAATGCCAGGACAACTTGGAAATGTTAAAACAACAGTTCAAAACCTTGAAGTTATTAAAGTTGACTTAGAAAACAACTTAATCTTAATTAAAGGATCAATTCCAGGACCTAAAAAAGGATTTGTTGTTATTAAAAAAGCTGTTAAAGGTCTTCCAAACCACGAAGCTACAACACTTGTTGATGTTCAAGAAGTGATGTTAATGAATGAATTAGTTGAAAAAGCTAAAAAATACAATGTTGAAGTTACAGTTGGAATGCATTCAAGTGAACTTCAAAAATTAATCGCAGAAGCAGAAGCTAAAGAAGGAGAAAAATAATGTCTAACAAAGTAACAGTAGCAAACGAAAAAAACGTTGCTAAAGTAGAATTTGATGCAGTATTATCTTCAAGCATCTTTGCAAGCGAAAAAATTTATGAACAAGCAATTTTCGACACAATTCTTTCAGAAAGAGCTTCAAGACGTCAAGGAACACACCAAGTTAAAAACCGTGCTGAAGTTTCAGGAAGTGGTAAAAAACCTTGAAGACAAAAAGGAACAGGGCGTGCACGTCACTCTTCTATGCGTTCACCAATCTGAGTTGGTGGGGGTAGAGCTTTCGGACCACAATCAGAAAGAAACTATACACTTAAAGTTAACAAAAAAGTTAAATATGCAGCTTTCACATCTGCTTTAACAATGTTAGCTCAAGACAAAGCAATTGCTATCAACGATTTAAGTTTAGATTCAATTTCTACAAAAAAATTAGTTGAAAAACTTGTAGAACTTAAAGTAAATGATTTAAAACGTGTTTTAATCGTTACAGAAGATTACAATGTTTTTAAATCAGCTAGAAACTTACCAAACGTTGCTACATCAAAAGCAAACTCACTTACAGTTGAGGAATTAATTGGTGCTGATGTAATGATCGTTTCAAACGAAAGTTTAAAATTAATTGAAGGGAGAGCTAAATAATGGAACTTACAAGAATTATTAAAGCTCCTGTTTTAACTGAAAAAACTGATGTTCAAAGATCAGCTGGTGTTTACACATTTAAAGTTGACTACCACGCTAACAAATTTCAAATTGCTCAAGCGGTTGAAACAATCTTTGGTGTAAAAGTTACAAAAGTTAACACAATTAAAATCGAAAAGAAACCTAAAAACGTTGGTCGTTTCCATGGATTTACAAATCGTTACAAAAAAGCAATGGTTTGAATAGCAGAAGGTGAATCACTTAACTACTTACCAGAAGATTCAGCTACAGAAATCGAATCAGAAGAAACAAAAGCACAAAAAGCAGCTAAAGCAAACGAAGTAGAAAACAAAGTTGCAGCTAAATTAGCTCAAAAGAAAGCTGTTGCTACAAAAGTTGCTAAAGCTCCTGTTAAACAAGCAACTACAAAACGTAAAGTTGGTGGAGAATAATTTTCCGTTATCTTTATTAAACACAAAATTCATACACACTATTTAAAACTATACTATTACACACACTATTAAAAAATTCACAAAATAATATTGAATTATTAAAATGCGGAATAAAAACTTGCTTAAAAGACATCGCCGCAATTATTTTTAAGCAAAAGGAGAAAAGACAAAATGGCAATTAAACACTATAAGCCAACTACTAATGGTCGTAGAAATATGTCTTCTCTTGATTACAAACAAAACTTATCTGGTCACGCACCTACTAAATCACTTTTAGTAAACTTAAAAAACCACGCAGGTCGTAACAACCAAGGTAAGATTACTGTTAGACATCACGGGGGACGTGTTAAAAGATTCTACAGATTAGTAGACTTTAAACGTAATAAAGATAACATTCCTGCCATTGTTAAAACAATTGAATATGATCCAAACAGATCAGCAAACATTTGTTTATTAGCATATGCAGACGGAGAAAAAAGATACATTTTAGCTCCAAAAGGTATTCAATTAGGTCAAACAGTTATTTCAGGAACAAATGTTGATATTATTGTTGGTAACACATTACCATTAGCAAACATCCCTGAAGGAACATTTGTTCACAATATTGAAATGCAACCAGGAGGTGGAGGAATTATAGCACGTAGTGCTGGAACTTCAGCTCAAATTTTAGGTAAAGATGACGATGGAAAATACGTTGTTTTAAGATTAAAATCAGGTGAAACACGTCGTATTTTAGCTCGTTGTCGTGCTACAGTTGGTATCGTAGGAAACGAAGAATACTTACTTGTTAATGTTGGTAAAGCTGGAATTAATAGACACAAAGGGATTAGACCTACAGTACGTGGTTCTGTAATGAACCCAGTAGATCACCCACATGGTGGAGGGGAAGGTAAACAACCAGTTGGTCGTAAAGCTCCTCTTACTCCATGAGGTAAAAAAGCTCTTGGTGTTAAAACAAGAAAAACTAAAAAATCTTCAAATAAACTTATTTTAAGAAGAAGAAAGGATGCTAAATAATGGCACGTAGTCTTAAAAAAGGTCCTTTTGCAGACGATCATTTACTTAAAAAAGTTGATGCAATCGTTGAAGGAAAAGCGCCTAAAAAACCAATTAAAACTTGATCAAGACGTTCAACAATTTTCCCAAGTTTCGTTGGGTTGACATTTGCAGTTCACAACGGTAAACAATTTATCGAAGTGTATGTAACAGATGATATGGTAGGACACAAATTAGGAGAATTCGCACCAACAAGAACTTTCTCAGGTCATGGTGCTGATAAAGGTAAGAAAAAATAATGCAAGCAAAAGCACATGTTAAATTACAAAGAACAAGCGTTAAAAAATCTAAATGAGTTGCTGACTTAGTTAGAGGAAAAGACGTTCAAGTTGCGCTTGGAATCTTACACAATACAAACAAAAAAGCATCTCCTATGCTTATCAAATTAATCAACTCTGCTATCGCAAATGCAACAAACAACCACGGGATGGATGCATCTAAATTATTTATTAAAGAAGTTTATGTAAATGAAGGTCCAACATTAAAAAGATTTCAACCAAGAAGCCAAGGAAGAGCATATTCAATTTTAAAACGTACATCTAACTTAACAGTAGTATTAGAGGAGAGAAACTAATGGGTCAAAAAGTCAATCCTAATGGATTCCGTTATGGAATTACTAAAAAACACAATACACAATGATTTGCAGAAAAAGAAAACTTTGGAAAATATTTAGTAGAAGATGCTAAAATTTACAAATTTTTCGATAAGTTAGTACGTAAATATGAACTTGGTAAAGTTGAAGTAAAAAGAAACCAACACAACAAAATTACTGTAGTATTACACACAGCAAAACCAGCAGCTCTTTTAGGAACTGAAGGTAAAAACATTCAAGAATTAACTGTAACCTTACAAAAATTCTTAAAAAATAGACAAGCAAACATTAACTTAAAAGTTGTTGAACTTGCTCAACCTGAATTAAATGCAAAATTACTTGCAGAAATGATTGCGACAAAATTAGAAAACCGTGAAAGCTTCCGTTCAGCACAAAAAATAGCTATTAGAAGTGCTATGCGTGCTGGAGCAAAAGGAATCAAAACTGCCGTTAGTGGTCGTTTAAACGGTGTTGATATGGCTCGTACAGAAGGATATTCTGAAGGAGAAATGAAACTTCACACACTTAGACAAAATGTTGATTATGCAACAGCAACAGCTAGAACAACATATGGTGCTATCGGAGTTAAAGTTTGAGTATCATTAGGTGAAATTTTGGAAGGAGATAAAAAATAATGCTTCAACCAAAAAGAACTAAATACAGAAAACCATTCTTAGTTAAACATGACAAACGTAAAGCTACAAAAGGAAACACAGTAGCATTTGGTGAGTTTGGACTTCAAGCTGTTACATCAGCTTGAGTTACAGCAAGACAAATCGAATCTGCTCGTATTGCAGCTACACGTAGAATGGGACGTGAAGGACAAGTTATTATTCGTATCTTCCCTCACTTTTCGAAAACATCTAAACCTATCGGAGTTCGTATGGGATCTGGTAAGGGTGCACCTGAATTATGATACACAGCTGTTAAAGTAAACACAATGATGTTTGAAGTTGCCGGAGTTCCAGAAGAAGTAGCATACGATGCTTTACGTCTTGCTGGTCACAAATTACCTGTAAAATGAAGAATTGTTAGAAGAGAAGGAGATAAATAATATGCTTTACAAAGACTTACAAAACAAATCAGTTGAAGAACTTGTTCAATTAGTACAGGACTTAAAAGCTGAATTATTTACTTTAAGATACAAAAATGTTACAGGTGACTTAAAAGAAACACACAAAATTTCAGTTATTAGAAAAGACATTGCTAAAGCTTTAACAGCTTTAAATGAAAAGCAAGGAGCTAAATAGTCATGGAAAGAAACACAAGAAAAACATTAGTAGGAACAGTTGTTTCAGCTGGTAAAACAGCAAAAACAATTATTGTTGCTGTAGATACATACAAAAAACACCCACTTTACTCAAAACGTTTCAAATCAACAAAACGTTTCGCAGTACATGATGAAAACCACGAAGCACAACTTGGTGATATCGTAGTTATTATGGAAACAAGACCACTTTCAAGAACAAAACACTTTAGATTAGTTTCAATTAAAGAAGCTGCTGTTAAAGGAGCTGAATAGTTATGTTATTAGAACTTTCAAAAGCAAACGTTGCTGATAACACAGGTGCTAAAGAAATCGGTGTTATCCGTATCTTAGGTGGTTCAAAGAAAAAAATCGCTAAAATCGGTGATGTAGTTGTATGTTCAGTAAAAAAAGCTATGCCTAACGGTATGGTAAAAGAAGGTCAAGTTGTTAAAGCGGTTGTAGTTCGTTCACGTTACGGAATTCACCGTGGAAATGGATCATACATTCGTTTTGATGATAATGCAGTTGTAATACTTAAAGAAGATGGAACACCACGTGGAACACGTGTGTTTGGGCCAGTTGCACGTGAAATCCGTGAAAAATATCCAAAAATCGTTTCTCTTGCACCAGAGGTATTATAGTTAGTCAACTTAAGGAGATAAATTATGAAATTTAAAAAAGATGATGAAGTAATCGTTATTGCTGGTAAAGAAAAAGGAAAAATTGGAAGAATTGAAAAAGTATTACACAAAACAAACAGAGTTATTATCAAAGACATTAACATCGTTACAAAACACAACAAACCTACTCAACAAAATCAAGATGGTTCAATAACTGAAAAAGAAGCTCCAATTCATGCTTCAAACGTTGCATATTTAGTAAAAAGTGCAAGCAAAAACTCTCCAGCACAATATTCAAAACTTGGATTTTCAAGAAACAAAGATGGTAAAAAAGTGAGAGTTGTAAGAAAAACTAAGAAGGAAATTTAATTATGTTAAAAAATACATATAAAGAAAAAGTAATCCCTGCTTTAAAAGAAAAATACAACTACTCATCTATTATGGAAGTTCCAAGAATTGAAAAAGTTGTTCTTAATATGACAGCTGGTAAAGAAGTTTCAAACTCAAAAGCTATTGAGGAAGTTCTTAACGAACTTACATTAATCTCAGGACAAAAACCATTTCAAACAAAAGCTAAAAAATCAAACGCTTCATGAAAACTTCGTGAAGGAATGCCTATGGGTGGAAAAGTGACACTTCGTAGAGACAGAATGTGAGAATTTTTAGAAAAATTAATTAATGTTGCAATGCCACGTATTCGTGATTTCCGTGGAGCAAACCCTAAAGCCTTCGACGGAAGAGGAAACTATGCTTTAGGAATTAAAGAAGAAATTATTTTCCCAGAAATCGAATTTGACAAAATTCGTCGTATTAAAGGACTAGACGTTCTTATCGTAACAACAGCAAAAACAGATGCAGAAGCCAAAAGCTTATTAGAACTTTTAGGTGTACCATTCGAGAAAAAAGGAGCTAAATAATGGCTAGAAAAGCGTTAATCGAAAAAGCAAAACGTCAACCAAAATTTGCAGTTCGTGCTTACACACGTTGTGAATTATGTGGACGTCCACATGCAGTTTTAAGAAAATATAAAGTATGTCGTATCTGCTTTAGAAACCTTGCACACGAAGGTAAAATCCCAGGTATGAAGAAAGCGAGTTGATAATTATGTTTATTACAGATCCAATTTCAGATTTAATCGTTAGAATTAAAAACGCTAACGCTAGAAAACACAAAACTGTATCAATTCCATACTCAGCTAAAAAAGAAGCTATTGTTAAGTTAATTGAAAGCGAAGGGTACATTTCATCATATGAAGTTAAAGGTGAAAAAGTTACTGAAAAAGAAATTGTTGTTACATTAAAATTCAAAAAAGGACAAGCAGCTATTGTCGGAATTAAAAGAGTTTCAAAACCAGGACTTAGAGTTTATGTTAAAGCAGAAGAAATCCCTACAGTTCTTTCAGGTTATGGAACAGTTATTATCTCTACATCAAAAGGACTTATGACAGGAAAAGAAGCTAGAAAGGAAAATGTAGGTGGTGAAATCATCGCTTACATTTGATAGGTAAATTTATGTCTCGTGTTGGAAATCGTATTTTAACAATCCCTGCAGGAACAACAGTTACTGTAGATGGAACAAAAGTTATTGTTAAAGGTAAATTAGGAACACTTGAGAGAGAATTTAGTCCACTTATTTCTGTTATTGTAGAAGATAATTTAGTTAAAACAGTTCGTGCAAACGAAGAAAAACACACAAAACAATTACATGGAACCACAAACTCACACATTTCAAACATGATCAAAGGTGTAAGTGAAGGTTACAAAATCGACCTTGAAATCAAAGGGGTTGGATATAAAGCTACATTAAAAGGGAAAGAAATCGAAATTGCTGCCGGTTACTCTCACCCAGTAGTTTTAGAAATCCCAAATGATGTTACAGTTACAGTTGGAAAACCAACAGAAGTTTCTGTTTCAGGTATCGATAAACAAAGTGTAGGACACTTTGCATCAGTTATTCGTGCAGTTAGAAAACCTAGTGTATACTCAGGAAAAGGTATTGCTTACAAAGGTGAACAAATTAGACGTAAAGAAGGGAAAACAGCTTCTAAATAATTTAGAGCTATTAAGGTATAAAATATGGCAAAATTATCAAGAAACCAAGCTAGAAAAGTTAAACACGTTCGTTTACGTCAACACATTTCTGGTACAGCAACAAAACCACGTTTAAATGTATTTAAATCACACCAAAACTTTTATGCACAATTAATTGATGATACAAAAGGAATTACTCTTGCTAGTGTTTCAACATTAAATTCAGGAACATATGGAGGAAATGTTGAAGCTGCTAAAAACCTTGGTTTAGCAATGGGAGATAAAATTAATGCTTTAGGAATTAAAGAGATTGTATTCGATCGTGCTGGATATATCTACCACGGACGTGTTAAAGCATTTGCTGAAAGTGTAAGAGAAAAAGGAGTTAAATTCTAATGGAAAACACAAAAGACCAAAAAGCTTTAGAACAAACAACTGGAACAAAAGAAGTTTCAGCTAAAAGAGTTGTTAAAGCAGATTCAAGAAACAATGACCAAGAAGGTAGAAGACCACGTCAACAATTACAAAGAAAACCACGTCGTGTAAGAGTTGAATCAGAATTTTCAGAAAAAGTTGTTGATATTGCTCGTGTAACTAAAGTTGTTAAAGGTGGAAGAAGATTCAGCTTTTCAGCCTTTGTTGTAGTAGGAAACAAAAAAGGACAAGTTGGATACGGACACGGAAAAGCAAACGAAGTTCCAGATGCAATTAAAAAAGCAATCAAAGATGCTCAAAACAACTTAGTAACAGTTCCTGTAGTAAACGGTACAGTTCCACATGAAACAAATGCAAAATTCTTAGCGTCAAGAGTTATGCTTAAACCAGCCGCAAAAGGGAAAGGGCTTATCGCTTCTGGAACAGTGCGTGCAGTTGTAGAACTTGCTGGATATACAGATATCGTTACAAAAACATACGGTTCACGTTCAAAATCTAATATCGTTAAAGCTACAGTTGAAGCTCTTAAAGCGCTTAGAACAGTAGAACAAATTGCTGATATTAGAGACAAAAAAGTAAAGGACTTTGAATAATATGTCAAGAATTAGATTAAACGAATTATCTTTCACAGAAGGTTCAAGACCAGAAAAACACCGTAAAGGTCGTGGACACGCTGCTGGAAAAGGTAAACAAGCTGGAAAAGGTCAATCAGGTCAAAACAAACGTAAAGGTCACAGATTAGGATTTGAGGGTGGACAAACACCATGATTCCGTCGTATTGGTAAACGTGGATTCACAAATGTTAACCACATCGAATTCCAAGTAGTTAACTTACACCAATTAGAAACACGTTACGAAGCAAACGAAGAAGTTACAATCGAATCTCTTTTTGAAAAAGGTTTAGTAAAAAGAACATTACCTATCAAAGTTTTAGGAAATGGAACTTTAAGCAAAAAATTAGTAGTTAGAGTACACAAAGTTAGTGAATCTGCTAAACAAGCTATCGAAGCTGTTGGTGGTTCAGTAGAAGAACTTTAATTATTCCTC is drawn from Mycoplasmopsis glycophila and contains these coding sequences:
- the rplC gene encoding 50S ribosomal protein L3 yields the protein MKGILGRKVGMTQIYSEFGSRIPVTVVEVQPNVVSKVLTADKNGYVATQLAVFDKKASRANKPETGHFAKANTTPKRYVKEVRDMSGYELGQTISADIFVAGELVDVTGTSKGKGFAGTIKRHNQHIGPKSHGGGGGSQPIRQTGSLGDISGNKVVKGMTMPGQLGNVKTTVQNLEVIKVDLENNLILIKGSIPGPKKGFVVIKKAVKGLPNHEATTLVDVQEVMLMNELVEKAKKYNVEVTVGMHSSELQKLIAEAEAKEGEK
- the rplD gene encoding 50S ribosomal protein L4, producing the protein MSNKVTVANEKNVAKVEFDAVLSSSIFASEKIYEQAIFDTILSERASRRQGTHQVKNRAEVSGSGKKPWRQKGTGRARHSSMRSPIWVGGGRAFGPQSERNYTLKVNKKVKYAAFTSALTMLAQDKAIAINDLSLDSISTKKLVEKLVELKVNDLKRVLIVTEDYNVFKSARNLPNVATSKANSLTVEELIGADVMIVSNESLKLIEGRAK
- the rplW gene encoding 50S ribosomal protein L23 translates to MELTRIIKAPVLTEKTDVQRSAGVYTFKVDYHANKFQIAQAVETIFGVKVTKVNTIKIEKKPKNVGRFHGFTNRYKKAMVWIAEGESLNYLPEDSATEIESEETKAQKAAKANEVENKVAAKLAQKKAVATKVAKAPVKQATTKRKVGGE
- the rplB gene encoding 50S ribosomal protein L2 — encoded protein: MAIKHYKPTTNGRRNMSSLDYKQNLSGHAPTKSLLVNLKNHAGRNNQGKITVRHHGGRVKRFYRLVDFKRNKDNIPAIVKTIEYDPNRSANICLLAYADGEKRYILAPKGIQLGQTVISGTNVDIIVGNTLPLANIPEGTFVHNIEMQPGGGGIIARSAGTSAQILGKDDDGKYVVLRLKSGETRRILARCRATVGIVGNEEYLLVNVGKAGINRHKGIRPTVRGSVMNPVDHPHGGGEGKQPVGRKAPLTPWGKKALGVKTRKTKKSSNKLILRRRKDAK
- the rpsS gene encoding 30S ribosomal protein S19, which codes for MARSLKKGPFADDHLLKKVDAIVEGKAPKKPIKTWSRRSTIFPSFVGLTFAVHNGKQFIEVYVTDDMVGHKLGEFAPTRTFSGHGADKGKKK
- the rplV gene encoding 50S ribosomal protein L22, producing MQAKAHVKLQRTSVKKSKWVADLVRGKDVQVALGILHNTNKKASPMLIKLINSAIANATNNHGMDASKLFIKEVYVNEGPTLKRFQPRSQGRAYSILKRTSNLTVVLEERN
- the rpsC gene encoding 30S ribosomal protein S3 → MGQKVNPNGFRYGITKKHNTQWFAEKENFGKYLVEDAKIYKFFDKLVRKYELGKVEVKRNQHNKITVVLHTAKPAALLGTEGKNIQELTVTLQKFLKNRQANINLKVVELAQPELNAKLLAEMIATKLENRESFRSAQKIAIRSAMRAGAKGIKTAVSGRLNGVDMARTEGYSEGEMKLHTLRQNVDYATATARTTYGAIGVKVWVSLGEILEGDKK
- the rplP gene encoding 50S ribosomal protein L16 — encoded protein: MLQPKRTKYRKPFLVKHDKRKATKGNTVAFGEFGLQAVTSAWVTARQIESARIAATRRMGREGQVIIRIFPHFSKTSKPIGVRMGSGKGAPELWYTAVKVNTMMFEVAGVPEEVAYDALRLAGHKLPVKWRIVRREGDK
- the rpmC gene encoding 50S ribosomal protein L29, whose amino-acid sequence is MLYKDLQNKSVEELVQLVQDLKAELFTLRYKNVTGDLKETHKISVIRKDIAKALTALNEKQGAK
- the rpsQ gene encoding 30S ribosomal protein S17; this translates as MERNTRKTLVGTVVSAGKTAKTIIVAVDTYKKHPLYSKRFKSTKRFAVHDENHEAQLGDIVVIMETRPLSRTKHFRLVSIKEAAVKGAE
- the rplN gene encoding 50S ribosomal protein L14 yields the protein MLLELSKANVADNTGAKEIGVIRILGGSKKKIAKIGDVVVCSVKKAMPNGMVKEGQVVKAVVVRSRYGIHRGNGSYIRFDDNAVVILKEDGTPRGTRVFGPVAREIREKYPKIVSLAPEVL
- the rplX gene encoding 50S ribosomal protein L24, with protein sequence MKFKKDDEVIVIAGKEKGKIGRIEKVLHKTNRVIIKDINIVTKHNKPTQQNQDGSITEKEAPIHASNVAYLVKSASKNSPAQYSKLGFSRNKDGKKVRVVRKTKKEI
- the rplE gene encoding 50S ribosomal protein L5; the encoded protein is MLKNTYKEKVIPALKEKYNYSSIMEVPRIEKVVLNMTAGKEVSNSKAIEEVLNELTLISGQKPFQTKAKKSNASWKLREGMPMGGKVTLRRDRMWEFLEKLINVAMPRIRDFRGANPKAFDGRGNYALGIKEEIIFPEIEFDKIRRIKGLDVLIVTTAKTDAEAKSLLELLGVPFEKKGAK
- a CDS encoding type Z 30S ribosomal protein S14, translated to MARKALIEKAKRQPKFAVRAYTRCELCGRPHAVLRKYKVCRICFRNLAHEGKIPGMKKASW
- the rpsH gene encoding 30S ribosomal protein S8; this translates as MFITDPISDLIVRIKNANARKHKTVSIPYSAKKEAIVKLIESEGYISSYEVKGEKVTEKEIVVTLKFKKGQAAIVGIKRVSKPGLRVYVKAEEIPTVLSGYGTVIISTSKGLMTGKEARKENVGGEIIAYIW
- the rplF gene encoding 50S ribosomal protein L6, encoding MSRVGNRILTIPAGTTVTVDGTKVIVKGKLGTLEREFSPLISVIVEDNLVKTVRANEEKHTKQLHGTTNSHISNMIKGVSEGYKIDLEIKGVGYKATLKGKEIEIAAGYSHPVVLEIPNDVTVTVGKPTEVSVSGIDKQSVGHFASVIRAVRKPSVYSGKGIAYKGEQIRRKEGKTASK
- the rplR gene encoding 50S ribosomal protein L18 yields the protein MAKLSRNQARKVKHVRLRQHISGTATKPRLNVFKSHQNFYAQLIDDTKGITLASVSTLNSGTYGGNVEAAKNLGLAMGDKINALGIKEIVFDRAGYIYHGRVKAFAESVREKGVKF
- the rpsE gene encoding 30S ribosomal protein S5 — protein: MENTKDQKALEQTTGTKEVSAKRVVKADSRNNDQEGRRPRQQLQRKPRRVRVESEFSEKVVDIARVTKVVKGGRRFSFSAFVVVGNKKGQVGYGHGKANEVPDAIKKAIKDAQNNLVTVPVVNGTVPHETNAKFLASRVMLKPAAKGKGLIASGTVRAVVELAGYTDIVTKTYGSRSKSNIVKATVEALKALRTVEQIADIRDKKVKDFE
- the rplO gene encoding 50S ribosomal protein L15, producing MSRIRLNELSFTEGSRPEKHRKGRGHAAGKGKQAGKGQSGQNKRKGHRLGFEGGQTPWFRRIGKRGFTNVNHIEFQVVNLHQLETRYEANEEVTIESLFEKGLVKRTLPIKVLGNGTLSKKLVVRVHKVSESAKQAIEAVGGSVEEL